One Rosa chinensis cultivar Old Blush chromosome 5, RchiOBHm-V2, whole genome shotgun sequence genomic region harbors:
- the LOC112165737 gene encoding protein FAF-like, chloroplastic: MPGCLSKSLHSSSHFMKNMEQEAKVTEKQGIVTILGSDCERNKAASLRRTLSADMSSKKWLAQQGFFSPMKKIASSKELSMSIADSNSSSSSDEDEDHFRNRKAQQQKMFHIWTPIDQDDQIKKTKKEMAEGKFDIWSSLVNQKDGAENEANKIPEAPYVHPLVKKQSSSLKGKSLEVCTESLGSETGSEGFGSYPSSETGDIEVAIKEEEQVAEIEQPPQQQQEDQEKQVNTQAVSHVEEFRVVKYNSAAAKKSAAVVVRSFPPPIPSLSGSDGASLRIKTHRDNGRVVLEAVSMPSPNNFRAQRQDGRLVLTFVSATPSSFEEFSENEEVVAEEQKEELEYEEKFVNFVESETEDEDDEEDEDREKEEEVEVERVVGKESGIKEIEIGMEEAPKMLTSRVTTVHRLALMMKKPIGLANRSQGWAANKFNQVVKYGRDEEEETMKPTPLAQSLPPRPGRVARLIPKSQAAATATPAAAASLNAYEYYWRTKPTAALNPLSQAASPPMKSKDQMANQQQQLLVLRGNKGDHMVPLSKGCKEPRRSLLFWEPYCIATS, translated from the coding sequence TGGAGCAAGAAGCCAAAGTCACTGAAAAGCAGGGGATCGTCACCATTCTCGGCTCCGACTGCGAAAGAAACAAAGCAGCTTCTCTGCGACGAACACTGTCGGCCGACATGTCGTCCAAGAAATGGCTTGCTCAACAAGGTTTCTTCTCTCCCATGAAAAAGATTGCATCATCTAAAGAGCTCTCCATGTCCATAGCGGACAGCAACTCATCTTCCTCCTCTGATGAGGACGAGGATCATTTCCGAAACAGGAAGGCTCAGCAACAGAAGATGTTCCATATATGGACCCCCATCGATCAAGATGATCAGATTAAGAAGACCAAGAAAGAGATGGCCGAGGGAAAATTTGATATCTGGAGCTCACTGGTGAATCAAAAGGATGGAGCAGAAAACGAAGCAAACAAGATTCCAGAAGCACCTTATGTTCATCCTCTTGTGAAGAAACAATCGAGCTCTTTGAAAGGAAAGAGTCTTGAAGTGTGCACTGAAAGCCTCGGATCCGAGACTGGTTCTGAAGGCTTTGGATCATACCCTTCTTCAGAAACCGGAGACATAGAAGTGGCTATTAAAGAGGAAGAACAAGTGGCAGAGATTGAACAACCGCCGCAGCaacaacaagaagatcaagagaaaCAAGTGAATACACAAGCAGTTTCGCATGTGGAAGAGTTCCGAGTTGTCAAGTACAACTCTGCTGCTGCTAAGAAATCGGCTGCGGTGGTGGTTCGATCATTTCCTCCTCCTATCCCATCTTTATCGGGTTCTGATGGAGCGTCTCTTCGCATTAAGACTCACCGGGACAACGGGCGAGTAGTCCTTGAAGCCGTGTCGATGCCTTCTCCCAATAACTTCCGTGCTCAACGCCAAGACGGCCGCCTTGTCCTTACTTTTGTGAGTGCTACTCCGAGCTCTTTTGAGGAGTTCTCAGAGAATGAAGAAGTGGTTGCTGAAGAGCAGAAAGAGGAATTAGAGTACGAGGAGAAATTTGTCAACTTTGTGGAAAGCGAGACTGAGGACGAGGATGACGAGGAGGATGAGgatagagagaaagaggaggaaGTTGAGGTTGAGAGAGTAGTAGGAAAAGAAAGTGGAATCAAGGAAATAGAAATTGGGATGGAGGAAGCACCAAAAATGTTGACGAGTAGGGTGACAACTGTTCATAGGCTAGCACTAATGATGAAAAAGCCAATTGGGTTGGCTAATAGGAGTCAAGGGTGGGCTGCTAACAAGTTTAATCAAGTAGTTAAGTATGgaagggatgaggaggaggaaaCAATGAAGCCAACCCCACTAGCACAATCACTTCCACCAAGGCCCGGCCGCGTGGCTCGGTTGATACCTAAGTCACAGGCCGCAGCGACAGCAACACCCGCCGCCGCAGCTTCTTTGAATGCTTACGAGTACTATTGGCGCACCAAGCCCACAGCAGCACTCAACCCACTTTCCCAAGCAGCTTCCCCGCCCATGAAGAGCAAGGACCAAATGGCAAATCAGCAGCAACAATTGCTGGTTTTGAGAGGCAACAAAGGGGATCACATGGTTCCTTTGTCAAAGGGTTGCAAAGAGCCTAGAAGGTCTCTTCTATTCTGGGAGCCATACTGCATTGCCACTTCTTGA